One genomic region from Bactrocera tryoni isolate S06 chromosome 3, CSIRO_BtryS06_freeze2, whole genome shotgun sequence encodes:
- the LOC120769986 gene encoding proton-coupled folate transporter-like, which yields MTKQDDRTTPETPSSASADISFDHEAYDAEDQFRTPAYMPTISADGLRAGELASTDPLTPQTRRMPRRRIMSLELPVFLLFLASLLAGAVMLNQELYQTCVAVYHYNESDCEPLRGIIPKTAEAQIIEKSIQPYVAKIAMTSSILNNVWPGILILFVGPWSDKFGRRPVLLATFTAAFIGQLITTILVSFSQVLSLNPWFYLLASIPSTLVGGGSAMITIVFCYISDVTDMENKAKRMFFINMSMGLGVVIGNIGSSYLLRLTNTTIVCATSAALVFIALMYVLFFIGESLDVEETIFAYKAKHFFDVRLIKDLVKTCATRRPNYGRAIIACTISILIVSNFALTGELGVFYLFLRNKFNTTLQEFTYYNAVGITIKMIGCGVAFGVFRNFLKISFSAIALMGLFGCILDSLTRGLAQRFWQMYLAASFGLMAGITGPMLQSIVSLAVSPNEIGKIYSLASCLQTLSPLLSAPLYTLVYNNTLDFYPGLYNFISTGLHVECFCVMILIYIFERRVKNREAERPPTDSTTTQKT from the exons ATGACCAAGCAAGACGACAGAACCACACCAGAGACACCGTCGTCTGCTAGCGCCGATATATCATTCGACCACGAGGCTTACGATGCAGAAGACCAGTTTAGAACACCTGCATATATGCCAACCATCAGCGCAGATGGCTTGCGAGCTGGTGAACTCGCGTCCACCGATCCGCTTACGCCACAAACGAGGCGTATGCCGCGCAGGCGAATTATGTCCTTAGAACTGCCggtgtttttattgtttctcgCTAGTTTGTTAGCCGGTGCGGTCATGCTCAATCAGGAACTGTATCAAACTTGTGTGGCAGTTTATCACTACAACGAGAGCGACTGTGAACCGCTGCGTGGTATCATTCCTAAAACTGCAGAAGCGCAG ATAATCGAAAAAAGTATACAACCTTATGTTGCCAAGATTGCTATGACCAGCTCTATATTGAATAATGTATGGCCGGGAATTCTAATACTATTTGTGGGACCCTGGTCGGATAAGTTCGGACGTCGACCAGTGCTGTTGGCCACGTTTACCg ctGCGTTTATTGGACAGCTTATAACTACAATCTTAGTTAGCTTCTCACAAGTGTTATCGCTAAATCCCTGGTTCTATCTCTTGGCTAGTATACCGTCTACGCTCGTTGGTGGCGGCTCCGCTATGATAACAATTGTGTTCTGTTATATATCCGATGTAACAGATATGGAAAATAAAGCAAAGCG aatgTTCTTCATAAATATGTCAATGGGTTTGGGTGTAGTAATTGGCAATATAGGTAGTAGTTACTTGTTGCGTCTAACAAATACCACAATAGTCTGCGCTACATCCGCAGCACTCGTATTCATCGCTTTGATGTATGTCTTGTTTTTCATTGGCGAAAGTTTAGACGTCGAAGAAACCATCTTTGCG tATAAAGCAAAACACTTTTTTGATGTGCGTTTAATCAAGGATCTCGTGAAGACTTGTGCGACACGGCGTCCGAATTATGGACGAGCCATCATTGCTTgtacaatttcaattttgattGTGTCAAATTTCGCTCTGA CGGGAGAACTCGGCGTCTTCTATCTATTCTTGCGCAACAAATTCAACACTACCTTGCAAGAGTTTACCTACTACAATGCTGTTGGCATCACAATTAAAATGATTGGTTGCGGGGTTGCTTTCGGCGTGTTCAGAAAT ttctTGAAAATATCATTTTCGGCCATTGCCTTGATGGGTTTATTTGGTTGTATTTTGGATAGTCTAACTCGTGGTTTAGCTCAGCGGTTCTGGCAAATGTATTTGGCCGCATCCTTTGGACTAATGGCCGGCATAACCGGGCCAATGTTGCAATCAATCGTTTCATTAGCAGTGTCACCAAATGAAATTg GCAAAATTTATTCGCTGGCGTCATGTCTTCAAACACTTTCACCATTGCTTTCTGCGCCTCTATATACACTCGTCTACAATAATACCTTGGACTTTTACCCTGGACTCTATAATTTTATCAGCACAGGATTACATGTGGAGTGCTTCTGCGTTATGAT ACTCATTTACATTTTCGAACGGCGAGTGAAAAATAGAGAAGCTGAGAGACCTCCAACAGATAGTACAACAACTCAAAAGACATAA